One Methylobacterium sp. AMS5 genomic region harbors:
- the cysG gene encoding siroheme synthase CysG, with translation MSTPRQPRETRAGLEPLAVLPVFVPLQDKRAVLAGSNGGAPWKVKLLAAAGARVDVYAEEPSEELRGVPAEIAAGSVTLHERRWTPEDLQGAAFAIGAMEDEDDCVAFVAAARAAGAIVNAVDRPHLCDVKFGAIVNRSPLVVGISTEGAAPVFGQTVRARIEAMLPRGFKHWVAAARDWREAVSARFHGFSERRGFWERFTDRAFAEPDRTPTEADLADLMGQAEALPLGGAVTLVGAGPGDAELLTLKALRALRNADVILYDDLVAPEILDYARREARTMLVGKTGHGPSCRQDDINALMVSLAKSGKQVVRLKSGDPLVFGRAGEEIEACEAAGIPCTIVPGVSAAQGAAAALGVSLTHRDAARRLQFVTGHDRRGALPEDLNWSALADRSVTTVVYMPKRTLRVLLERAVAEGLAPETPALVVFNATRAKQATVAGTAADLAERVEASGLEGPALLMVGEALRRHNARSADRDVEIRAEAS, from the coding sequence ATGAGCACGCCCCGCCAACCCCGCGAAACCCGCGCCGGCCTCGAGCCGCTGGCGGTGCTGCCCGTGTTCGTGCCGCTCCAGGACAAGCGGGCGGTGCTGGCCGGCTCCAACGGCGGCGCCCCCTGGAAGGTGAAGCTGCTCGCCGCCGCCGGCGCCCGGGTCGATGTCTATGCCGAGGAGCCGAGCGAGGAACTGCGCGGCGTGCCGGCCGAGATCGCCGCCGGCTCGGTGACGCTGCACGAGCGCCGCTGGACCCCGGAAGACCTGCAGGGCGCGGCCTTCGCCATCGGCGCCATGGAGGACGAGGACGATTGCGTCGCCTTCGTCGCAGCAGCGCGCGCGGCCGGTGCCATCGTCAACGCGGTCGATCGGCCGCATCTGTGCGACGTGAAGTTCGGCGCCATCGTCAACCGCTCGCCGCTCGTCGTCGGCATCTCGACCGAGGGCGCCGCCCCGGTCTTCGGGCAGACGGTGCGGGCGCGCATCGAGGCGATGCTGCCGCGCGGCTTCAAGCACTGGGTCGCGGCCGCCCGCGACTGGCGCGAGGCGGTCTCGGCCCGCTTCCACGGCTTCTCCGAGCGGCGCGGCTTCTGGGAGCGCTTCACCGACCGTGCCTTCGCCGAGCCCGACCGCACACCGACCGAGGCCGACCTCGCCGACCTGATGGGTCAGGCCGAGGCGCTGCCCCTCGGCGGCGCTGTGACGCTGGTGGGGGCCGGGCCGGGCGATGCCGAACTCCTCACCCTCAAGGCACTGCGGGCCCTGCGCAACGCCGACGTGATCCTCTACGACGACCTCGTCGCCCCCGAGATCCTCGATTATGCCCGCCGCGAGGCCCGGACCATGCTGGTCGGCAAGACCGGCCACGGCCCCTCCTGCCGCCAGGACGACATCAACGCGCTGATGGTCTCGCTGGCGAAGTCCGGCAAGCAGGTGGTGCGCCTGAAATCCGGCGACCCGCTGGTCTTCGGCCGGGCCGGCGAGGAGATCGAGGCGTGCGAGGCCGCGGGCATTCCCTGCACCATCGTCCCCGGCGTCAGCGCGGCGCAGGGTGCGGCGGCGGCGCTCGGCGTCTCCCTGACCCATCGCGACGCGGCCCGGCGCCTGCAATTCGTCACCGGCCACGACCGGCGCGGCGCGCTGCCGGAGGATCTGAACTGGAGCGCGCTCGCCGACCGCAGCGTCACCACCGTAGTCTACATGCCCAAGCGCACGCTGCGCGTCCTGCTGGAGCGAGCGGTCGCCGAAGGGCTGGCACCCGAGACGCCGGCCCTCGTCGTGTTCAACGCGACCCGGGCCAAGCAGGCGACGGTGGCGGGCACCGCCGCCGACCTCGCCGAGCGGGTCGAGGCCTCGGGGCTCGAAGGCCCGGCACTCCTGATGGTCGGGGAAGCCCTGCGCCGGCACAACGCCCGCAGCGCGGACCGGGACGTCGAGATCCGGGCCGAAGCCTCCTGA
- a CDS encoding SCO family protein produces the protein MRPSRSVLLPLAAFVAGLVAISIALVMTLVPQHPQSGPSGIGGPFTLVNQDGATVSERDFAGKPYLMFFGFTHCPDVCPTTLQQISDVLAALGPKADALKVAFVSVDPERDTPASLKTYLSSFDPRIVGLTGSPEQVAATVKTFRAYAKKVPGSSGDYTMEHTALVYLMDARNGFVGAVNLNRPAAETAAELAKRI, from the coding sequence ATGCGTCCGTCCCGCAGCGTTCTCCTGCCGCTTGCCGCCTTCGTGGCCGGCCTCGTGGCGATCTCCATCGCGCTGGTGATGACGCTGGTGCCGCAGCATCCGCAGAGCGGCCCGAGCGGCATCGGTGGTCCCTTCACCCTGGTGAACCAGGACGGTGCGACGGTCAGCGAGCGCGATTTTGCCGGCAAGCCCTACCTGATGTTCTTCGGCTTCACCCATTGCCCCGATGTCTGCCCGACCACGCTCCAGCAGATCAGCGACGTGCTGGCGGCGCTCGGCCCCAAGGCGGATGCGCTGAAGGTCGCCTTCGTCAGCGTCGATCCCGAGCGCGACACGCCCGCTTCGCTCAAGACCTACCTGTCGAGCTTCGATCCGCGCATCGTCGGCCTCACCGGCAGCCCGGAGCAGGTGGCAGCGACCGTGAAGACCTTCCGCGCTTACGCCAAGAAGGTGCCGGGTTCGAGCGGCGACTACACGATGGAGCACACCGCGCTCGTCTACCTGATGGACGCCCGCAACGGCTTCGTCGGTGCGGTCAACCTCAACCGGCCGGCAGCGGAGACGGCGGCGGAGTTGGCGAAGCGGATTTGA
- a CDS encoding glycosyltransferase family 2 protein: MGFLATEGVSLETLSRAAIIARRCGTDAATALLNEGLLSEEAFYRALARRLGATFLVGPLAIGEGVPHARCLISGAAPLAVCEGGETLVAAPRGAAVARLIAAADRWAAPPAITTPTALRQALFARYGAAIAEDASETLGRLRPEWSCRPGPLAIDLALAGGVLALVVLLARLPTATGFLLLLLVQGLMLSLLTFRLAAAAIGAAEIVRADASEPRPVLLTDDALPTYTVLVALYREAPVVPRLLRALRRLDYPAAKLDIKFLLEADDDETAAALRVTPLPARFEIVTVPEGIPRTKPRALNVALPLARGEHLVVYDAEDVISAEQLRLAATLFARAPASTACLQGRLVIDNHGDGWLPRLFAIEYAALFDVLGPALAAWRMPTPLGGTSTHFRTCVLRKLHGWDAWNVTEDADLGLRMALAGYHVGDLPSATFEEALAHPRKWLRQRTRWMKGFLQTSFTHGRRPLDLYRRLGAAESLCVLALLPGTVVSALFYPVMLLGGFADLIMPDEGGDSLAIVKRAASTTVFLGGLAAMCLPGLVGCLRRGWFDLVPLVLLLPAYYLLGSLAAWLAVFELARHPHRWNKTEHGLARTSRTGALARRPSAVFKSASPTPPPSPLPAG; this comes from the coding sequence ATCGGCTTCCTCGCTACCGAGGGCGTATCCCTCGAGACGCTGAGCCGGGCCGCCATCATCGCCCGTCGCTGCGGCACCGATGCCGCCACAGCCCTCCTCAACGAGGGGCTTCTCTCCGAGGAGGCGTTCTACCGCGCGCTCGCCCGCCGGCTCGGGGCGACATTTCTCGTCGGGCCTCTCGCGATCGGCGAGGGCGTTCCGCACGCGCGCTGTCTCATCTCCGGCGCCGCGCCGCTCGCGGTCTGCGAGGGGGGTGAAACCCTCGTCGCGGCACCGCGCGGAGCCGCGGTGGCGCGACTGATCGCGGCGGCGGACCGGTGGGCGGCGCCTCCGGCCATCACGACCCCGACGGCCCTGAGGCAGGCCCTGTTCGCCCGGTACGGGGCCGCCATTGCCGAGGACGCGTCCGAGACCCTGGGGCGTCTTCGTCCCGAATGGTCCTGCCGGCCCGGCCCGCTGGCGATCGACCTTGCCTTGGCCGGCGGCGTGCTCGCCCTCGTCGTCCTGCTCGCCCGCCTCCCGACGGCGACGGGCTTTCTCCTGCTGCTGCTGGTGCAGGGTTTGATGCTGTCTCTGCTGACCTTCCGCCTCGCCGCGGCGGCGATCGGGGCCGCCGAGATCGTACGCGCCGATGCATCCGAGCCGAGGCCGGTTCTGCTGACGGACGATGCGCTCCCGACCTACACGGTTCTCGTGGCCCTCTACCGGGAGGCGCCGGTGGTGCCGCGTCTTCTGCGAGCCTTGCGCCGGCTCGACTATCCGGCGGCCAAGCTCGACATCAAGTTCCTGCTTGAGGCCGACGACGACGAAACCGCCGCAGCGTTACGCGTGACACCGCTCCCGGCTCGCTTCGAGATCGTCACCGTGCCGGAGGGGATTCCGCGCACCAAGCCGCGGGCACTGAACGTGGCCCTGCCGCTCGCCCGCGGCGAGCACCTCGTGGTCTACGACGCGGAGGATGTGATCTCGGCCGAACAGCTTCGCCTCGCCGCGACGCTGTTCGCCCGTGCGCCGGCCTCGACCGCCTGCCTCCAGGGCCGTCTCGTGATCGACAATCACGGCGATGGCTGGCTGCCGCGCCTGTTCGCCATCGAGTACGCGGCTCTGTTCGACGTGCTCGGCCCAGCCCTGGCCGCATGGCGGATGCCGACGCCGCTCGGCGGCACCTCGACGCATTTCCGCACCTGCGTCCTGCGCAAGCTCCACGGATGGGATGCCTGGAACGTCACCGAGGATGCCGATCTCGGCCTGCGCATGGCGCTCGCGGGCTACCATGTCGGCGACCTGCCGAGCGCGACCTTCGAGGAGGCGCTCGCCCATCCGCGCAAGTGGCTGCGCCAGCGCACCCGTTGGATGAAGGGCTTCCTGCAGACGAGCTTCACCCACGGGCGGCGCCCGCTCGACCTCTATCGCCGCCTCGGCGCCGCGGAGAGCCTGTGCGTGCTGGCGCTCCTGCCCGGCACGGTGGTCTCGGCCCTGTTCTATCCCGTCATGCTGCTCGGCGGCTTCGCCGACCTGATCATGCCGGACGAGGGCGGCGACAGCCTCGCCATCGTCAAGCGGGCGGCCTCCACGACGGTGTTCCTCGGCGGGCTCGCGGCGATGTGCCTGCCCGGCCTCGTCGGCTGCCTCCGGCGCGGGTGGTTCGACCTCGTGCCGCTCGTGCTGCTGCTGCCGGCCTACTACCTTCTCGGCAGTCTCGCGGCGTGGCTCGCCGTGTTCGAGCTGGCGCGGCACCCGCACCGCTGGAACAAGACCGAACACGGGCTGGCCCGCACCTCCCGCACGGGAGCGCTCGCGCGGCGCCCCTCGGCCGTCTTCAAATCCGCTTCGCCAACTCCGCCGCCGTCTCCGCTGCCGGCCGGTTGA
- a CDS encoding transporter substrate-binding domain-containing protein → MGQDLSMDVYCSTPTTEGSIRHHRVRRILAATLIVLLTNVAEAQQPSDPAAPTVSIPNFWNPRARGERVEAPQTGRAVRFMTDDEFPPLHFAGPDGAPTGFAVELARAVCERLTVMCTVQARRFDTLLDALADKQGDVVAAAVPLTPGLRARFLATRPYFRWPARFIARKDRSLPAPSVTALAGRSVGIVESSAHEAYLKAFFSNATRKTFTDLSAAQSALKRGEVEYLFADGLSLALWLNGQEAEGCCTYSGGDYLENRYFGEGIGFVTRTEDAALARALDDALQRVWDDGKYAELYLRFFPISPF, encoded by the coding sequence ATGGGCCAGGACCTCTCCATGGACGTGTATTGCTCCACTCCGACAACCGAAGGGTCAATCCGCCACCACAGGGTGCGGCGGATACTGGCGGCAACCCTTATCGTTTTATTAACCAATGTTGCAGAGGCACAACAGCCGTCCGACCCAGCGGCCCCAACGGTCAGCATTCCGAATTTCTGGAATCCCCGGGCCCGCGGCGAGCGGGTCGAGGCGCCTCAGACCGGGCGGGCGGTTCGGTTCATGACCGACGACGAGTTTCCGCCGCTCCATTTCGCAGGCCCCGACGGTGCGCCGACCGGCTTTGCCGTGGAACTCGCCCGCGCGGTCTGCGAGCGTCTGACGGTGATGTGCACGGTGCAGGCGCGCCGCTTCGACACGCTGCTCGATGCGCTGGCCGACAAGCAGGGCGACGTTGTGGCCGCCGCCGTGCCCCTGACACCGGGCCTGCGCGCGCGGTTCCTGGCGACACGGCCCTATTTCCGCTGGCCGGCCCGCTTCATCGCCCGCAAGGACCGCAGCCTACCCGCCCCCTCGGTGACCGCACTCGCCGGGCGCAGCGTCGGGATCGTCGAGAGCAGCGCCCACGAGGCCTATCTGAAGGCCTTCTTCTCCAACGCCACGCGAAAGACATTCACCGATCTCTCGGCGGCCCAGAGCGCGCTCAAGCGCGGCGAGGTCGAGTACCTGTTCGCCGACGGCTTGAGCCTCGCGCTCTGGCTGAACGGCCAGGAGGCGGAGGGCTGCTGCACCTATTCCGGCGGCGATTATCTCGAGAATCGCTATTTCGGCGAAGGCATCGGCTTCGTCACCCGCACCGAGGACGCGGCCTTGGCCCGTGCCCTCGACGACGCATTGCAGCGGGTATGGGACGACGGAAAATACGCCGAGCTGTATCTGCGATTTTTCCCGATCAGTCCGTTCTGA
- a CDS encoding DUF4260 domain-containing protein: MSGDVRGVPRLLLRIEGAALFVCALAGYAWMGQSWWLWAALILVPDLSMIGYLAGARIGAASYNAAHTTAVPLLLLAASLVLGSPMAAGLALVWLAHIGLDRAVGYGLKYVGGFKDTHLGSLGRAGEKASVKLSRV; the protein is encoded by the coding sequence ATGTCGGGTGATGTGCGTGGCGTGCCGCGCCTGCTCCTCAGGATCGAGGGAGCGGCGCTGTTCGTCTGTGCCCTCGCCGGGTATGCCTGGATGGGCCAATCCTGGTGGCTGTGGGCAGCCCTGATCCTTGTCCCCGACCTCAGCATGATCGGGTATCTGGCCGGTGCCCGAATCGGCGCGGCGAGCTACAACGCGGCTCACACGACCGCGGTCCCGCTCCTGCTGCTGGCAGCCTCACTGGTCCTCGGAAGTCCGATGGCGGCCGGGCTGGCTCTCGTCTGGCTGGCGCATATCGGGCTCGATCGCGCCGTGGGGTACGGGCTGAAATACGTCGGCGGCTTCAAAGACACCCATCTCGGCTCGCTTGGACGGGCGGGAGAGAAGGCGAGCGTGAAACTCAGCCGCGTTTAA
- the cobT gene encoding cobaltochelatase subunit CobT, with amino-acid sequence MALTNRPKTGDRKEPGAEPLKRSVAGCLRAIAKRPDIEVTYASDRPALIGDKARLPEPTRRITAEDAAILRGHSDSMALRLGCHDTSVHRRLAPDNAAARAVYDAVEQARVEAIGSRRLEGVAANITAMLEDRYHRGGKYENITDRADAPMEDAVALMVRERLTGQKPPPAAARIVELWREHIEARAGKNLDGLLGALENQRSFARSVRDLLSSLDMADETPLDQDDESDDDENQAQDDEQQPSEGEAEEQSQGDRAEIEVTDEATDELDEGATESADAPSGELPEEAEDAESEEASESWRPPSQRGNERTGPDYKVYNPRFDETVEAEDLCDAEELARLRSYLDKQLAHLQGVVGRLANRLQRRLLAQQSRAWDFDLEEGQLDPARLVRVVTDPFQPLSFKQEKDTDFRDTVVTLLLDNSGSMRGRPITVAATCADILARTLERCGVKVEILGFTTRAWKGGQSREAWLAGGKPPAPGRLNDLRHIIYKSADAPWRRARKNLGLMMREGLLKENIDGEALDWAHKRLLARPEQRRILMVISDGAPVDDSTLSVNPGNYLERHLRYMIEEIETRSPVELLAIGIGHDVTRYYRRAVTIIDAEELGGAMTEKLAELFEENTGASRGGGTKRVAGRR; translated from the coding sequence ATGGCCCTGACCAACCGCCCCAAGACCGGCGACCGCAAGGAGCCCGGCGCCGAGCCGCTGAAGCGCTCGGTGGCCGGCTGCCTGCGCGCCATCGCCAAGCGGCCCGATATCGAGGTCACCTATGCCAGCGATCGGCCGGCGCTGATCGGCGACAAGGCGCGCCTGCCGGAGCCCACCCGGCGGATCACCGCCGAGGACGCGGCGATCCTACGCGGGCATTCCGATTCCATGGCCCTGCGCCTCGGCTGCCACGACACCAGCGTCCACCGCCGCCTCGCCCCCGACAACGCCGCCGCCCGCGCGGTCTACGACGCGGTCGAGCAGGCGCGCGTCGAGGCGATCGGCTCGCGCCGCCTGGAAGGCGTGGCCGCCAACATCACCGCGATGCTGGAGGACCGCTACCACCGCGGCGGCAAGTACGAGAACATCACCGACCGGGCCGACGCGCCGATGGAGGATGCCGTCGCGCTGATGGTGCGCGAGCGCCTGACCGGCCAGAAGCCGCCGCCGGCCGCCGCCCGGATCGTCGAGCTGTGGCGCGAGCATATCGAGGCACGCGCCGGCAAGAACCTCGACGGATTGCTCGGTGCGCTCGAGAACCAGCGCAGCTTTGCCCGCTCTGTGCGCGATCTGCTCTCCTCACTCGACATGGCCGACGAGACGCCCCTCGATCAGGACGATGAGAGCGACGACGACGAGAACCAAGCCCAGGACGACGAGCAGCAGCCGAGCGAGGGCGAGGCGGAGGAACAGAGCCAGGGCGACCGCGCCGAGATCGAGGTGACCGACGAGGCCACCGACGAACTCGATGAGGGCGCCACCGAATCCGCCGACGCCCCCTCCGGCGAGCTGCCGGAGGAGGCCGAGGACGCGGAGTCGGAGGAGGCCTCCGAATCCTGGCGCCCGCCGAGCCAGCGCGGCAACGAGCGGACCGGCCCCGACTACAAGGTCTACAACCCGCGCTTCGACGAGACCGTCGAGGCCGAGGATCTGTGCGACGCCGAGGAGCTCGCGCGTCTGCGCAGCTATCTCGACAAGCAGCTCGCCCACCTTCAGGGTGTCGTCGGCCGCCTCGCCAACCGTCTCCAGCGCCGCCTGCTGGCGCAGCAGAGTCGCGCCTGGGACTTCGATCTCGAAGAGGGCCAGCTCGATCCGGCCCGGCTCGTGCGCGTCGTCACCGATCCGTTCCAGCCGCTCTCCTTCAAGCAGGAGAAGGACACCGACTTCCGCGACACGGTGGTCACGCTGCTGCTCGACAATTCCGGTTCGATGCGCGGTCGGCCGATCACCGTGGCTGCGACCTGCGCCGACATTCTCGCGCGCACGCTGGAGCGCTGCGGCGTGAAGGTCGAGATTCTCGGCTTCACCACCCGCGCCTGGAAGGGCGGCCAGTCCCGCGAGGCGTGGCTCGCCGGCGGCAAGCCGCCCGCCCCCGGCCGCCTCAACGACCTGCGCCATATCATCTACAAGAGCGCCGACGCCCCCTGGCGCCGTGCCCGAAAGAACCTCGGGCTGATGATGCGCGAGGGGCTCCTGAAGGAGAACATCGACGGCGAGGCGCTGGATTGGGCCCACAAGCGCCTGCTGGCGCGGCCCGAGCAGCGCCGTATCCTGATGGTGATCTCCGACGGTGCGCCGGTCGACGACTCGACGCTCTCGGTCAATCCCGGCAACTACCTCGAGCGCCACCTGCGCTACATGATCGAGGAGATCGAGACCCGCTCGCCGGTCGAACTTTTGGCCATCGGCATCGGCCACGACGTGACGCGCTACTACCGCCGTGCCGTGACGATCATCGACGCCGAGGAACTCGGCGGCGCGATGACGGAAAAGCTCGCCGAGCTGTTCGAGGAGAACACGGGCGCGTCGCGCGGCGGTGGGACGAAGCGGGTCGCCGGGCGGCGCTGA
- the cobS gene encoding cobaltochelatase subunit CobS: MLSDETPASLPDRQVSVREVFGIDLDLKVPAYSEPEEHVPDLDPDYIFDRETTLSILAGFARNRRVMVTGYHGTGKSTHIEQVAARLNWPCIRINLDSHVSRIDLVGKDAIVLKDGKQVTAFQDGILPWALQNNVALVFDEYDAGRPDVMFVIQRVLELSGRLTLLDQKRVIRPHPGFRLFATANTVGLGDTSGLYHGTQQINQGQMDRWSIVTTLNYLPHDREVDIVLSKSPHYRSEGGRDTVSRMVRVADLTRNAFMNGDLSTVMSPRTVITWAENADIFRDIGFAFRVTFLNKCDELERPLVAEFYQRAFGKELPESALNVALS; this comes from the coding sequence ATGCTGTCTGACGAAACGCCCGCTTCCCTGCCCGACCGCCAGGTTTCCGTCCGCGAGGTGTTCGGCATCGACCTCGACCTGAAGGTGCCGGCCTATTCCGAGCCCGAGGAGCACGTGCCGGATCTCGATCCGGACTACATCTTCGATCGGGAGACGACGCTGTCGATCCTGGCGGGCTTCGCCCGGAACCGCCGCGTGATGGTCACCGGCTATCACGGCACCGGCAAGTCGACGCATATCGAGCAGGTCGCGGCACGGCTGAACTGGCCCTGTATCCGGATCAACCTCGACAGTCACGTCTCGCGCATCGACCTCGTCGGCAAGGACGCCATCGTCCTGAAGGACGGCAAGCAGGTCACCGCCTTCCAGGACGGCATCCTGCCCTGGGCCTTGCAGAACAACGTCGCGCTCGTGTTCGACGAGTACGATGCCGGCCGCCCCGACGTGATGTTCGTGATCCAGCGCGTGCTGGAACTCTCCGGCCGCCTGACGCTGCTCGACCAGAAGCGGGTCATCCGCCCGCATCCGGGCTTCCGCCTGTTCGCCACCGCCAACACGGTCGGCCTCGGCGACACGTCCGGCCTCTATCACGGCACCCAGCAGATCAACCAGGGCCAGATGGACCGCTGGTCGATCGTGACCACGCTGAACTACCTGCCGCACGACCGCGAGGTCGATATCGTGCTCTCGAAGTCGCCGCACTACCGGAGCGAGGGCGGACGCGACACGGTGAGCCGGATGGTGCGCGTGGCCGACCTCACCCGCAACGCGTTCATGAACGGCGACCTCTCGACCGTCATGAGCCCGCGTACGGTCATCACCTGGGCCGAGAACGCCGACATCTTCCGCGACATCGGCTTCGCCTTCCGGGTGACGTTCCTCAACAAGTGCGACGAGCTGGAGCGGCCCCTGGTCGCCGAGTTCTACCAGCGTGCCTTCGGCAAGGAACTGCCCGAGAGCGCGCTCAACGTCGCCTTGAGCTGA
- a CDS encoding DnaJ domain-containing protein — MDLNSPLFDRIRIKPTCDDPKPGAKAGAKAGARAKAGAATAEASCEAEGCTHPGLYRAPKGRRQEGQYWRFCIDHVRAYNASYNYFDGMNDAAVEAYQKDAIIGHRPTWSMGMNAAAATAEAKAKGAKGAQPEAERDWAYADPLGILRANGVGGGAAGRRQAEPEPQRPRHSAAVRKALDVMGLDETADTAAIKAQYKTLVKRFHPDANGGDRSFEERLRDIIRAHDVLRAAGLC; from the coding sequence ATGGATCTCAACTCGCCGCTGTTCGACCGCATCCGTATCAAGCCGACCTGTGACGATCCCAAGCCGGGAGCGAAGGCGGGGGCGAAGGCCGGCGCGCGCGCCAAGGCCGGTGCGGCCACGGCCGAGGCGTCCTGCGAGGCGGAAGGCTGCACCCATCCCGGCCTCTACCGCGCCCCCAAGGGCCGCAGGCAGGAGGGGCAGTACTGGCGCTTCTGCATCGACCACGTGCGCGCCTACAACGCCTCCTACAATTACTTCGACGGCATGAACGATGCCGCGGTCGAAGCCTACCAGAAGGATGCGATCATCGGCCATCGGCCGACATGGTCGATGGGCATGAACGCGGCGGCCGCCACGGCCGAGGCGAAGGCCAAGGGGGCAAAGGGCGCCCAGCCCGAGGCCGAGCGTGACTGGGCCTATGCCGACCCGCTGGGAATTCTGCGGGCGAACGGGGTCGGCGGCGGGGCCGCGGGCCGGCGTCAGGCCGAGCCGGAGCCGCAGCGTCCCCGTCACTCGGCGGCGGTGCGCAAGGCGCTCGACGTGATGGGGCTCGACGAGACGGCCGATACCGCCGCGATCAAGGCGCAGTACAAAACGCTGGTGAAGCGCTTCCACCCGGACGCCAATGGCGGCGACCGCTCCTTCGAGGAGCGCCTGCGCGACATCATCCGCGCCCACGACGTGCTGCGCGCCGCCGGGCTGTGCTGA
- a CDS encoding BolA family protein, with protein MTGTMKDWIAERLEAELAPTALDVTDESHLHAGHSGARPEGETHFRLDVVSAAFEGKSRVERHRIVNGLLDEAFKRGLHALAVRARTPGEAG; from the coding sequence ATGACCGGGACGATGAAGGACTGGATCGCCGAGCGCCTGGAGGCCGAGTTGGCGCCGACCGCGCTCGATGTGACCGACGAGTCGCACCTGCATGCCGGCCATTCCGGCGCCCGGCCGGAGGGCGAGACCCATTTCCGGCTCGATGTCGTGTCGGCAGCCTTCGAAGGGAAGAGCCGGGTCGAACGCCACAGGATCGTCAACGGACTTCTCGACGAGGCCTTCAAGCGCGGGCTGCACGCCCTGGCGGTGCGGGCCCGAACGCCGGGCGAGGCCGGCTGA
- the arfB gene encoding alternative ribosome rescue aminoacyl-tRNA hydrolase ArfB, which translates to MALQCTPLIEIDEAELEETFVRASGPGGQNVNKLSTAVQLRFDVRRSRSLPDAVAVRLMRLAGRRLTGEGVLVINAQRFRTQERNRADARERLAALVAEAAVPPTPRRATRPTLASKKRRLDEKSRRSSVKRLRGGPGDD; encoded by the coding sequence GTGGCGCTCCAGTGCACGCCGCTGATCGAGATCGACGAGGCCGAACTCGAGGAAACTTTCGTGCGCGCCTCCGGCCCGGGCGGACAGAACGTCAACAAGCTGTCCACGGCGGTGCAGCTCCGCTTCGACGTGCGCCGCTCCCGCAGCCTGCCCGATGCGGTGGCGGTGCGGCTGATGCGGCTCGCCGGCCGGCGGCTGACGGGGGAGGGCGTGCTCGTCATCAACGCCCAGCGCTTCCGCACGCAGGAGCGCAACCGGGCCGATGCCCGCGAACGGCTCGCGGCGCTGGTGGCGGAAGCGGCGGTGCCGCCGACACCGCGCCGCGCCACCCGGCCGACGCTGGCCTCGAAGAAGCGGCGCCTCGACGAAAAGAGCCGCCGCAGCAGCGTCAAACGGCTGCGCGGCGGCCCTGGGGACGATTGA
- a CDS encoding YoaK family protein — translation MADESNKAFPASPVTRVPIALMLAGTAGAADSIGFLEFSQLFMSFMSGNTTRFGVAVSGFDWDGTTRFASVIALFCFGACIGTLIAAWSGRFRLSVLLIIQAVLFAIGLFVPFGSTAFPLHAYPIVLALGIQNATLQDEAGRSLAITYVTGTVVRFGAGIANLILHKPAPSFWLQAPLWGALSTGAVIGGFLHGWYGERAFLFPAGLAALLALISLVLTVLLKDTPYVSGVAAPQPDAHPEAKPTATVPAAT, via the coding sequence ATGGCTGACGAGTCGAACAAGGCCTTTCCGGCAAGTCCAGTAACGCGTGTCCCGATCGCGCTGATGCTGGCAGGCACTGCAGGTGCAGCCGACTCGATCGGCTTCCTCGAATTTTCCCAGCTCTTCATGTCGTTCATGAGCGGCAACACCACGCGGTTCGGCGTGGCCGTCTCAGGCTTCGACTGGGACGGCACCACCCGGTTCGCCAGCGTGATCGCGCTGTTCTGCTTCGGCGCCTGCATCGGCACGCTGATCGCGGCCTGGTCCGGCCGGTTCCGGCTCTCGGTCCTGCTGATCATCCAGGCCGTGCTGTTCGCCATCGGCCTGTTCGTCCCGTTCGGCAGCACGGCCTTCCCGCTCCACGCCTACCCGATCGTGCTGGCGCTCGGCATCCAGAACGCGACGCTGCAGGACGAGGCGGGCCGCAGCCTCGCCATCACCTACGTCACGGGAACGGTGGTGCGCTTCGGTGCGGGCATCGCCAACCTGATCCTGCACAAGCCGGCCCCCTCGTTCTGGCTGCAGGCGCCGCTCTGGGGGGCGCTCAGCACGGGCGCCGTAATCGGCGGCTTCCTGCACGGCTGGTACGGCGAGCGGGCCTTCCTGTTCCCGGCCGGACTCGCGGCGCTGCTGGCTTTGATCTCGCTGGTGCTGACGGTCCTGCTCAAGGACACGCCCTACGTCTCGGGCGTGGCGGCTCCGCAGCCCGACGCGCATCCCGAGGCGAAGCCGACGGCGACCGTTCCCGCCGCGACCTGA